In a single window of the Streptomyces liliiviolaceus genome:
- a CDS encoding polyphosphate kinase 2 family protein, with amino-acid sequence MKDKRAKRIAEFIAPLRVDPGRKVRLAEDFDPGHRAGIANKKQGRELLRTGVALLADHQRRLAAQSSHGVLLCLQALDAGGKDGTIRHVMSGVNPQGVRVSSFKVPSAEELGHDYLWRYARRLPSRGEIGIFNRSYYEEVLVVRVHPELLARQGLPDRPGKALWRRRYREINAWERYLTDNGFRIVKLFLNLSRDEQRVRFLKRIDVPERNWKFSAADVRERASWDAYQSAFSSMLSATSTAWAPWYVVPADHKWFARTCAAAVLAHTLIDLDPRYPGIDDAARHELQLARKQLESETPDGSSAR; translated from the coding sequence ATGAAGGACAAACGTGCGAAGCGGATCGCCGAGTTCATCGCCCCGCTGCGGGTGGACCCCGGGCGCAAGGTGCGCCTGGCCGAGGACTTCGATCCGGGTCACCGCGCCGGCATCGCGAACAAGAAGCAGGGCCGGGAACTGCTCCGTACCGGTGTCGCGCTGCTCGCCGACCACCAGCGCAGGCTGGCCGCGCAGAGCAGCCACGGGGTGCTGCTGTGTCTGCAGGCGCTGGACGCCGGCGGCAAGGACGGGACCATTCGGCACGTCATGAGCGGTGTGAACCCGCAGGGTGTGCGGGTGTCGAGCTTCAAGGTGCCCTCCGCCGAGGAACTGGGCCACGACTACTTGTGGCGTTACGCCCGCCGGCTCCCGAGCCGCGGGGAGATCGGCATCTTCAACCGCTCCTACTACGAGGAGGTCCTCGTCGTACGGGTGCACCCGGAGCTGCTGGCGCGGCAGGGCCTGCCGGACCGGCCGGGCAAGGCGCTGTGGCGCCGGCGCTACCGTGAGATCAACGCCTGGGAGCGGTATCTGACGGACAACGGCTTCCGGATCGTCAAGCTGTTCCTGAACCTCTCCCGGGACGAGCAGCGGGTCAGGTTCCTGAAGCGGATCGACGTGCCGGAGCGGAACTGGAAGTTCTCGGCGGCGGACGTCCGGGAGCGTGCCTCCTGGGACGCGTACCAGTCGGCGTTCTCCTCGATGCTCTCCGCGACGAGCACCGCGTGGGCGCCCTGGTACGTGGTGCCCGCGGACCACAAGTGGTTCGCCCGGACCTGCGCGGCGGCGGTGCTCGCCCACACGCTGATCGATCTCGACCCGCGGTATCCCGGGATCGACGACGCCGCCCGGCACGAACTGCAGTTGGCGCGCAAGCAGTTGGAGAGCGAGACGCCGGACGGGAGTTCCGCCCGATGA
- a CDS encoding type II toxin-antitoxin system PemK/MazF family toxin — MKWYVVGYLLLVPVVVPAFMAAQSPPQHAGGAAVPILWGISLLTAVVVARVAGRGQFLRWWLLPARTAVLLGLCAAAVVVTRSQVEPGALRATMEEPADPYAKWMVTSMLEILAAGLTAMVFFLGVRWWGRRYAAPSPRGRRSADGPGRSNRPAVPEPGEIWLAVVPYREGTGEESQHYCVVVNCHEHHVGVLQITSQNKDARRDHVRIPNDGWDEVSGKDHWMEIGVALREVPYEKFLTVSPQGQCPTTTWEQIRAAHPAECADRPGPATVWAPLAGRRKLSRHERPSSTL; from the coding sequence TTGAAGTGGTACGTGGTCGGATACCTCCTCCTGGTTCCGGTCGTCGTTCCCGCGTTCATGGCCGCGCAGTCGCCTCCGCAGCACGCAGGCGGGGCCGCGGTACCGATTCTGTGGGGGATCTCCCTGCTGACCGCGGTCGTTGTGGCCCGGGTGGCCGGCCGTGGCCAGTTCCTCCGATGGTGGCTGCTGCCTGCCCGTACCGCCGTGCTCCTCGGGCTCTGCGCGGCAGCGGTTGTGGTGACCCGGTCCCAGGTGGAGCCGGGGGCGCTGCGCGCGACGATGGAGGAGCCGGCGGACCCGTATGCGAAGTGGATGGTCACCTCGATGCTGGAGATTCTGGCGGCGGGGCTGACGGCCATGGTGTTCTTCCTCGGCGTGCGGTGGTGGGGCCGGAGGTATGCGGCGCCGTCACCCCGGGGCCGGCGGTCCGCGGACGGGCCCGGCAGGTCGAACCGGCCGGCCGTGCCGGAGCCGGGCGAGATTTGGCTGGCCGTGGTCCCCTACCGCGAAGGCACCGGGGAGGAGTCCCAGCACTACTGCGTCGTGGTGAACTGCCATGAACACCACGTCGGCGTCCTACAGATAACCAGCCAGAACAAGGACGCGCGACGCGACCATGTCCGGATACCCAATGACGGGTGGGACGAGGTCTCCGGCAAGGACCACTGGATGGAGATCGGCGTCGCCCTCCGAGAGGTTCCGTACGAGAAGTTCCTGACCGTCAGTCCCCAGGGTCAATGCCCCACGACGACATGGGAGCAGATCCGGGCAGCGCACCCGGCAGAGTGCGCGGACCGGCCAGGACCAGCCACGGTGTGGGCACCGTTGGCAGGACGGAGAAAGCTGAGCCGGCACGAGCGCCCCAGCTCAACGCTCTAG
- a CDS encoding LacI family DNA-binding transcriptional regulator, with the protein MRPNARRTTLADIAQAAGVSIATVSKVVNGRGDVAPHTRTRVQQLLHQHHYLAPVFRHTGAVQSPTIEVQFQGGLKSYVAETLEGIIDAAAELGASVVISKASHAPHWARELVSAGRRAVIAVTSVYSTAHLNELARSGLPLVVLDPLHLPDSRVNSVGATNFAGGLAATRHLLSLGHRRVAYLGGPTMAVCNQARVHGYRAAMEAEGARVPAAYVLPGEFTYEAGLLGAAALLDLPEPPTAIFAGNDEIAVGVIETARTRGLRIPEDLSVVGFDDTSLAQIASPPLTTVRQPLREMGGAALRTALRLANGEKVESHHIELATELVVRASTAPPCEETSASR; encoded by the coding sequence ATGCGGCCGAACGCCAGACGCACCACCTTGGCGGACATCGCCCAGGCGGCCGGGGTCTCCATCGCCACCGTCTCCAAAGTGGTCAACGGTCGCGGTGACGTGGCACCGCACACCCGCACCCGGGTGCAGCAACTGCTGCACCAACACCACTACCTCGCACCCGTCTTCCGCCACACCGGGGCCGTCCAGAGCCCGACCATCGAGGTCCAGTTCCAGGGCGGCCTCAAGTCGTACGTGGCCGAGACGCTGGAAGGCATCATCGACGCCGCCGCCGAACTGGGGGCCTCGGTGGTGATCAGCAAGGCGTCCCACGCCCCGCACTGGGCTCGGGAGCTGGTCTCGGCCGGGCGCCGCGCCGTCATCGCGGTCACCAGCGTGTACTCCACGGCGCACCTGAACGAACTGGCCCGGTCCGGGCTGCCGTTGGTCGTGCTGGACCCGCTGCACCTGCCCGACAGCCGGGTCAACAGTGTCGGGGCGACCAACTTCGCGGGCGGTCTGGCCGCGACTCGGCACCTGCTCTCCCTGGGGCACCGTCGCGTCGCCTATCTCGGCGGACCGACGATGGCCGTGTGCAACCAGGCACGCGTGCACGGGTACCGCGCCGCCATGGAGGCGGAAGGAGCGCGGGTACCCGCCGCCTACGTCCTGCCCGGAGAATTCACGTACGAGGCCGGGTTGCTCGGCGCCGCGGCGCTGCTGGACCTGCCCGAACCGCCGACGGCGATCTTCGCGGGGAACGACGAGATCGCCGTCGGCGTCATCGAGACCGCCCGCACCCGTGGCCTGCGCATCCCCGAAGACCTCAGCGTCGTCGGCTTCGACGACACCAGCCTCGCCCAGATCGCCTCACCCCCACTGACCACCGTGCGCCAGCCCCTACGGGAGATGGGCGGCGCCGCCCTGCGCACCGCTCTCCGGCTGGCCAACGGCGAGAAGGTCGAGTCCCACCACATCGAACTCGCCACGGAACTCGTGGTGCGCGCCTCGACGGCGCCGCCCTGCGAAGAAACTTCGGCATCGAGGTAG
- a CDS encoding carbohydrate ABC transporter permease, with amino-acid sequence MSALTSRQPRHGPRSILPWLAAPALVVFVGFAVIPLVGVFALSFTTWDGIGAIHLSGLTSWRAVLTDPGLPHALGVTFLVMAVSWAVQTPLSILLGTFMAGSQRYRAVLGVVYFVPLMLSSAAIALAYKALLDPNFGLGAGLKIQLLSQDWLGRPGLAFGVVVFVVSWQFIPFHSLIYQGGVQQIPKSLYEAAQLDGAGRIRQFFSITLPQLKYTIITSSTLMVVGSLTFFDLIFVLTEGGPGDATRVLALDMYKRGFQASLMGPASAIAVILVLVGLALALLLRRLGGRDAGASQLEGA; translated from the coding sequence ATGAGCGCGCTGACCAGCCGTCAGCCGCGGCACGGACCGCGCAGCATCCTGCCGTGGCTGGCGGCGCCGGCGCTGGTGGTCTTCGTCGGTTTCGCCGTGATCCCGCTCGTCGGCGTCTTCGCGCTGAGCTTCACCACGTGGGACGGAATCGGTGCCATCCACCTGTCGGGGCTGACCAGTTGGCGTGCGGTACTCACCGATCCCGGGCTGCCGCACGCCCTCGGGGTGACGTTTCTGGTGATGGCCGTCTCCTGGGCCGTCCAGACACCGCTGAGCATTCTGCTCGGCACGTTCATGGCGGGCAGCCAGCGCTACCGTGCCGTGCTGGGCGTGGTGTACTTCGTACCGCTGATGCTCAGCTCCGCGGCGATCGCGCTCGCGTACAAAGCCCTGCTTGACCCCAACTTCGGGCTCGGTGCCGGGCTGAAGATCCAGCTGCTCAGCCAGGACTGGCTGGGGCGGCCCGGGCTCGCGTTCGGAGTCGTCGTGTTCGTCGTCTCCTGGCAGTTCATCCCGTTCCACTCCCTGATCTACCAGGGTGGCGTCCAGCAGATCCCGAAGTCCCTCTACGAAGCAGCACAGTTGGACGGAGCCGGGCGGATCCGGCAGTTCTTCAGCATCACGCTGCCCCAGCTGAAATACACCATCATCACCTCGTCCACGCTGATGGTGGTCGGGTCGCTGACCTTCTTCGACCTCATCTTCGTCCTGACCGAGGGCGGCCCCGGCGACGCCACCCGCGTCCTCGCCCTGGACATGTACAAGCGGGGATTCCAGGCCAGCCTGATGGGACCGGCCAGCGCCATCGCGGTCATCCTGGTCCTGGTGGGGCTGGCCCTGGCCCTGCTGCTGCGCCGGCTCGGGGGCCGCGACGCCGGCGCGAGCCAACTTGAGGGGGCCTGA
- a CDS encoding DUF7144 family membrane protein, translating to MADASTRYRRPEAEQGTLGGLVVLASVLLFVLVTLCFERGLVAVPEGRILLSAWGWIHLVVWGASVAVSAGPFVGVARARIIGVLIAALAIIVNVLPIPYHALWLMTPIVRGLCVVRHKSLY from the coding sequence ATGGCGGACGCGAGCACCCGGTACCGGCGCCCCGAGGCCGAACAGGGGACCCTCGGCGGTCTGGTGGTCCTCGCCTCGGTGCTGCTGTTCGTCCTGGTGACCCTGTGCTTCGAGCGGGGCCTGGTGGCCGTGCCGGAGGGCAGGATCCTCCTGTCCGCCTGGGGCTGGATCCACCTGGTCGTCTGGGGCGCTTCGGTCGCCGTCAGCGCCGGTCCGTTCGTCGGCGTGGCCCGGGCCCGGATCATCGGCGTGCTCATCGCCGCCCTGGCGATCATCGTGAACGTCCTGCCGATCCCGTACCACGCCCTGTGGTTGATGACGCCGATCGTCCGGGGTCTGTGCGTGGTGCGCCACAAGAGCCTCTACTAG
- a CDS encoding extracellular solute-binding protein — protein MHLSRRTLLGLAAGVPVSAALAACGSSGPGTGGETTYWYLNGQPQEGVRAGAVDAFNKARPEEQIKDTTFQNDAYKTKIKTAIGAGRAPTIIWGWGGGTLRSYVKAGQVEDLTPWFDEHPEVKKRLLPSSFAAATVDGKIYAMPGETVQPIILYYNRKVFDQVGVEPPKSWDDIMALVPRFNAKGIAPFALGGQSRWTNMMWLEFLFDRIGGPEVFQAVIEGEKNAWSDPRAITALTKVQELVKADGFIKGFSSITADSNADQALLYTGRAAMMLHGAWSYGIQQARGGDFVPSGGLGYMNFPPVEGGKGDPGNTVGNPAQYLSLSSKADSDQKKTAKDFFARGVLQQEEVQKWIDNGSVPIRLGTEKLLAAAKNADFLQFTYDTATKAKEFGQSWDQALSPTAAETLLDNIVKLFQLSVSPQQFASNLNAVTGT, from the coding sequence ATCCATCTCTCTCGGCGTACCCTCCTCGGCCTGGCCGCCGGCGTCCCGGTCTCCGCGGCGCTGGCGGCCTGCGGCTCCTCCGGTCCCGGCACCGGCGGGGAGACCACCTACTGGTACCTGAACGGCCAGCCTCAGGAAGGTGTCAGAGCGGGCGCGGTGGACGCCTTCAACAAGGCCCGTCCCGAGGAGCAGATCAAGGACACCACCTTCCAGAACGACGCGTACAAGACGAAGATCAAGACCGCCATCGGTGCCGGGCGCGCGCCCACCATCATCTGGGGCTGGGGCGGCGGGACGCTGCGCAGCTATGTGAAGGCGGGCCAGGTCGAGGACCTCACCCCGTGGTTCGACGAGCACCCCGAGGTCAAGAAGCGGCTGCTGCCGTCCTCGTTCGCCGCGGCGACCGTCGACGGCAAGATCTACGCGATGCCCGGTGAGACGGTGCAGCCGATCATCCTCTACTACAACCGGAAGGTCTTCGACCAGGTCGGCGTGGAACCGCCGAAGTCCTGGGACGACATCATGGCGCTGGTGCCCAGGTTCAACGCCAAGGGCATCGCACCGTTCGCCCTCGGCGGCCAGTCCCGGTGGACGAACATGATGTGGCTGGAGTTCCTCTTCGACCGCATCGGCGGTCCGGAGGTCTTCCAGGCCGTCATCGAGGGCGAGAAGAACGCCTGGTCCGACCCGCGCGCCATCACCGCGCTGACCAAGGTGCAGGAACTGGTCAAGGCCGACGGATTCATCAAGGGCTTCTCCTCGATCACCGCGGACTCCAACGCCGACCAGGCGCTGCTGTACACCGGCAGGGCCGCGATGATGCTGCACGGCGCCTGGTCGTACGGCATCCAGCAGGCCAGGGGAGGGGACTTCGTCCCCAGCGGGGGGCTGGGCTACATGAACTTCCCGCCCGTCGAGGGCGGCAAGGGCGATCCCGGCAACACCGTCGGCAACCCCGCCCAGTACCTGTCCCTCTCCTCGAAGGCCGACTCCGACCAGAAGAAGACCGCCAAGGACTTCTTCGCCCGGGGCGTCCTCCAGCAGGAGGAGGTGCAGAAGTGGATCGACAACGGATCGGTCCCGATCCGGCTGGGCACCGAGAAACTGCTGGCCGCCGCCAAGAACGCCGACTTCCTGCAGTTCACCTACGACACCGCCACCAAGGCCAAGGAATTCGGCCAGTCCTGGGACCAGGCGCTCAGTCCGACGGCCGCCGAGACCCTGCTCGACAACATCGTCAAGCTGTTCCAACTGTCCGTCTCGCCGCAGCAGTTCGCCAGCAACCTCAACGCGGTCACCGGCACATGA